In Candidatus Krumholzibacteriia bacterium, the genomic window CACCCGGGGCGTCGAGTTCGTCTGGACGCATCGCGGCGCGCGCCGCCTGACCACGGACTTGAGCTACGAGTACATGATCGCCACCGGGAAGCCCGCCGACCCCAATCGCATCAAGTCGGTGGATCCGGAGGCCCTGGAATCGGGGGACGCCGAGCCCGATCTCAACGAGGCCTACATGCCCTGGAACCGGCCCCATCGCCTGCAGGCGAGCCTGGACTACCGCCTGCGCAAGGGCGATGCCCCTCGGCTGTGGGGACTGCAGCTGCCCGATCGTTGGGGGGCCAGCCTCTACTACACGCTCCGCTCCGGCAAGCCCTACACGCCCCGGGACATCCGCGGACAGCAGACGGGGAAGACGAACTCGGACAATGCGCCGTTCGAGGACGTCGTCGACTTCAAGCTCGACAAGCATTGGGATCCCGGCGAGAGAACGCGTTTCGGCATCATCCTGGAGATTCGCAACCTGTTCGATCAGCAACCCCTGCGGGTCGTCGATCCGAGCACCGGAGCAGCGCCCGTGCCGGGTGAAGGGATCTACACCATCCGCAGCAGCGATGTCTCCCCTCAGGCCCAGGCCGACCGCTTGTCCAACCCCGCCTTCTACGGTGAAGGACGCAACGTGCGTTTCGGCATCGAGGTGACCTTCTGATGCCGCGCTTCCAAAAGTTGGGTCTCTGTTTGCAAGGTCTCCAGAGCCTGCGCCCGGGTCGAGCCGTGCTCTGCTTGCTGTTCGCCGCCACACCCGCGGCGGCACAGGAGCTGGGCGAGCAGCGCGCCGCCACCTCCATGCTCACCTTCCTCAAGATCGGCGTCGGGGCGCGGGCCGTGGCCATGGGCGAGGCCTTCACGCCGGTGGCCGACGACGCCACGACCATGCACTGGAATCCCGCTGGTCTGGCGCTGCTGCAAGACCGGCACGTGCATTTCTCCCACACCGAGTGGCCTGCGGACATCGACTACAGCGCCGTCTTCGTCACCGTCCCCGTCGCCGCGCTGGGGGGCGGTCTCGGCCTGCAGGTGGCGTCGCTCCGCACCACGCTGGACTACACGAGCGAGGTCGAACCGCTGCCCCACGGCCGGACCTTCGGGTACTCGGACCTGGTGGTGAGCGGCGGCTATGCGCGGCAGCTCTCCGACCGCTTCAGCTTCGGCTTCAACGTCAAGTACGTGCGGGAAGACCTGGGGTCGGACGTTGGCGGGAGCACGGTGAACTCGTGGGCCGTGGACGTGGGCACCGTCTTCACGCTGCCCTACCGCAACTTCCGCATGAGCATGGCGTGGACGAACATCGGTCCGGACTACCAGCCCTCGGGCGGGTTCATCAGCACGCCGCCCGGCGCGGCGCCGGGGGAGAAGCAATACTCCAGCTTCTCGCCGCCCAGCGTCTTCGCCTTCGGGGCCGCCGTCGAGCCCTTACAGATGGGGCCGGCGCGGCTGCTCACGACGGTGCAGTTCGATCACCCGGCGGACACGCGGGAGCTGCTCAAGGGCGGCGCCGAGCTCTGGCTCGAGGAGATCGTGGCGCTCCGGGCGGGGTGGAACCCGCGCGCCTCGGCCATGGACTTCTCCGCCGGCTTCGGCCTGCGCGGCAGCCTCGGAGGCAGCGAGTTCCGCTTCGACTACGCCTACACCGACGGTCAGGACCTGGGGCGCGTCGATCGGTTCAGCGTGGAGGTGGCGTTTTGAGGTCGAGGCCGCCAGCTGTTTCGCTCTGGAAGCGCCTCGCCCTGCCTGCCGCGTGGGTGGCCCTGTTCTTCTGCAGCGGTCCTTCGGGCTGTTCGGAGCGGATCGATCTGCCGCCGGAGCCGGAGACGCCGGGCGGCACCGGCGAGATCGCTTACGACGTCCAGTATCGCTGGCAGGAGGTGCCGCGCTTCGTCGACATGGTGCTGACGAGCGGCATCCTCTACGTCATCGAAGACAGCCTCTTCGTCCACGCCTACCTTTCCGAAAAGGCGACGCCGGTGACGAACTCCTTCAGCTTCCCCGATTCCATCGTGGCGGGCGGAGTGAGGTTGGAGCGACCGGTGCAGCTGGCCGCGGGCCCGGCCAAGACGCTGTGGATCGCCTTCGAGCGGCCCGATCGACGGCTGGTGCAATTCCGGATCGCCTCGCCGCCACAGCCGACGGGGCTCTGGGTGCGGGACGAGGCCTTCCAGGAGTTCGGCGGCATCGCCGCTGACGACGACAGCGGCTTCGTCTACGTCGCCGACCCTGTGGCCAGCACGGTCGTGAAGTACGCCCCCACCGAGAGCGGCGGCGCGCGGGTGGCGGTGCTGGCGACGTTGGGCGACGGCGACCACTTCGTGCAGAAGCCTCGCGGCATTCATTGTTTCGGCGATTCCCTCGTCCTCGTGGACCCGCAGAAGAACTGGCTGCAGGTGCTCGCCGCCGACGTGCCGTTCGCCGGGCGCGGCCAGGTGCAGGGTCCGGAGTCGGCTCGTCTGGCGCTGCACGCTCCCGTGGACGTGTGGACGGACGCGGAGGGGCGCTACTACGTGGCGCAGCAATCGCAGGTGCTGCAGATCCGTCCCGACGGCACGATCAAGGAAGTGGTGACCGAGCGCGACGCCCTGGCGGCGGCGATGCCCGCCGCGGTGGTGGCGAACACCACCCAGGTCTGGGTGGCCGATCCGGGAAGTCAGCTGTGCACGATCTACAAGATCAACACGGTGATCGAGGAGCCATGAGGGCGCGCCGAGCAGCATGGGCAGCGGTGCGGCCGACGCGGGCGCGAGCCGGGGCGGCGCTCGGTCTCGCCCTGGCCGTCGCCGCACTGCACGGACAGGGGGCGGCCCGTGACCGCGAGCGGCCCCGGCTGGTGCTGCAGAGCGACCGCTTCGCGCCGCCCGATCACATCGAGGATCGGGACGATTCGCTCAAGCTCGGGATCACGGACATCGGCAACATGCGGTTCGTGGTCTCGAACGCCGGCACCTTCGGGCGTGCCTTCGACTCGCGCCAGAACCCCAGCATGGAATGGCCGGCACGCTCCGGCTTCGATCACCTGGTGCGGGGAGCGCTCTGGGTGGGGGCGATCAGCGTGACGACGGGGGACACCCTCGTGACCACCGGAGGCCGCGACGCCAACTATCTGGAACCGATCTTCCAGCACTCCGAGTTCTCGCCGATCCATCCGGAAGCGCCCGAAGAGTTCTCGCGCCTGCGCTCGAGCCCCCACTACCGCGCCGGCACGGTTTCCGACGAGAACCTGCGCACCGTGTACGTCGACACCCTCCACGTAGTCAAGACGGGACCCGGCGAGGAGCAACACTCTCCGATGGGCATCCGCATCATCCAGAACACCTATGGCTGGGGGTTCGACCCGGTCGACGACTTCGTGATCGTGGAGGTCAACGTCGTGAACGTCACGGAGACTGCTCTCCAAGACGTTTGGATCGGCATCTACACCGAGCTCGTCACCAATAACCGCAACTATTACCGGAACTGGCCGCCGGGGGGGATCTGGTTCGATTTCCAGGACCCGGAGTGGGACGATGCCGAGCGGTTGCTGCTCAATCGCCGCAACGCGCCCGAGGGGTTCGTCACCGGCGCCACCCAGTGGTCGGGGATCAAGGTGCTCGGCTCGGGCGGTCGCGGCCCCTACGATCGTGGGCCGGACTCGATCTCCACCAAGCAGCTGACGCTGACCGGCTGGTCGTGGAGCCCGACGCGTTTTCTCAACGGCACCTGGAACGACGATTCGCTTTACACCTTCATGAGCCGGGGGCGCACGGACGTGCCGCCGGAGATCTTCGACTCCCCCCTCGACACGGGGGTCAATCCGGTCAGCATCGTCGCCGCGGGACCTTTCAACCTCCTGGCGCCGCGCGATACCGTCCAGGTCGTCTTCGCCTTCCTGGCCGGCCAGGATGAGCAAGAGCTGCGGACGAACGCCTCGTGGGCGCAGAAAGCCTACAACGACCGCTACGCCCTGCCGTCGCCGCCCGGCTCACCGATCCTCCGCGTTTTCCCGCAACACCGATCCGTGGTGCTGCGCTGGAGCGACCATTCTGAAAGCGAGCCCGACCCCGCCTCGAAGCTTTTCGATTTCCAGGGCTATCGCATTTACCTGAGCGAGAGTGCGCTGGCGTCGCAGTTCCGCCTCGTGCAGCAGTTCGACAAGGACGGCGACGGCATCGGTTTCGATACGGGGATGGAAGGGATCCGTCGCCCCGAGCCCTACATCACCACCGAGGGTGACACGCTCGTATACGAGCTGCGCCTGGACGGCATTCCGGACGGTTTCAAGCGCTATGCCTCGGTGACGGCTTTCGACTACCAGGATGGCGAACCGCGGAGCCTCGAGGGCGGCGTTCTACCGAACAGCGTCTACTTCATCTCCGGGCCCAGTGCCGCCGAAGCGGAAGCGGGCGGCTACCGTGTCAGCGTCTTCCCGAATCCGTATCGCGGCGAGTCGTCTTTCGACGGCTGGAACCCGGCCACCCCGGGTGAGCCGCCGACCATCAATCCGCGCAAGCGCGTTCTCTGGTTCGTCAACCTCCCGCCGCGAGCGCAGATCCGCATCTATACGCTGGCGGGGGACAGGGTGCGCGAGTACGCCTTCGACGCCGCCACCTACACCGGCGTCGAGACCGACGGCATCAGCCCGGACCGGAGCGATCTCGCCGTCGGCCGGAACCTGGTGACGGGTGGCTCGATGGCGGGATTCGACCTGCTGAACAGCGACGGCCAGGAGATCGCCTCGGGTCTGTACCTGTTCACGGTGGAGAACCTCGACACGGGCGAAGCGCAGCAGGGCAAGTTCATGGTGATCCGTTGATGTGTGTGAAGGAGCCAAGCCGTAGCGACGCCGCGCTCGCCGGTCGGACCGGACCCGTGTGCATCGACCGGCCCGCACGGCATGTCCGGCTCACGCGGGCCGCCCGGCAGGGCTTGGCCCTGGCCCTCGCTCTGGTCCTCGGGGCGGTCTGGCTGGGGAGCTGCGACGACGCCGTGGCGCCGGAGCCGCCGAAACAGGAGAACGCGCCGCCGGAGACCTTCCTCGTCGTGACGGGTGACAGCCTCGAGCCGCAACTCTATCGGCTCCAGCTCTCCTGGCTGGGCACCGACGCCGATGGCCGGGTCACCGCCTATCGACACCGCTGGACCTGCCCCCCGGAGAACCCGGCGTGTCCCATCGACACGACCTGGATGGAGACGTCGGCGCTTTCCGAGCTCTTCTCTCTGCCGGCCCCCGAAGGGAGTGCGCGCTACATCTTCGAAGTGGCGGCCGTGGACGACGACGGCGCCGTCGACCCGGCGCCCGCACGTCAGGTCTTCGACCTGGTGAACAATCGTCCCGAGGTGGAGTTCGAGCCGATGACGCTGCCGGTGCGCTCGCTCCCGGCGGTCACTTTCTATCTCACCGCGACGGACCCGGATACGACGCGGACGGAGAGCGACAAGGACTCCCGGGCCTATCTCGATCACTACCGCGCCTGGCTTGATGGAGCGGAGGCCGCCGCCAAGGACTATCCGATCGAGGACGACGTGGTCGTGCTGCGCGAGGGGGACTTCGGCGGGCGCTACGGGATGCGCACGGTCTTCGTGCAGGCGGTCGACGACGGCGGCGCGGCGAGCGAGGCGATTCAGCACACCTGGGATGTCGAGCCCGCCCCCGAGAACGGCATTCTCCTGGTGGACGACTGCCGCATGGGCGGATTCCTCGAGAACGCATCGGACCAATCCTACCGCAACGTCCTGGCCGCCAGCGCCCCAGGGCGCTACGTGATACTGGACATCGAGACGATCCCGCGCCTGAGCAGCGGAGACCTGGAGGCGACGGTGGAGCTGTTCGACAATGTGGTCTGGTATACCGACGCCGATACGACGTCTTCGGGGGCGCTCGAGCTCGCTCGCAACGGCTTGGATTCGCTCCTGTCACGGAGCGGGCGTTTGTTCCTGAGCAGCGGCCTCGTGTTCGGCACGCGGAGCGCCTTCGGCGATCACGAGCCGCGCTTCCGCGAGCTGTTCGGGATCGAGACGGTGTTCCGGAGCCCGAACGGCAGCACGAATTTCTCCCTCGACCTGGCGGACACGGTGCAGGCATTGGTCCACCCGGGCTTGACGGAGTTTCACTTTCTCAGCCAGGGCTTGCGAGCCATCATGGAGTGCTTCAGGTCTCGCCAGGACGCCTCGACGCTGTACGTCTACCCGGAATCGACCTTCGTGCGTGCCTTCAGGGACTCCAACTTCGTGAACCCGGAGCCCTTCGAGATCGGCGTGCACCACCTCACGGGCGGCCCCGGCCACGCCACCTACGTCAGCTTCCCGATCGGCTTGCCGATCAACAACAACATGGGAGAGAACGAAACCGAGATCCGAGAACTCCTCAAGCTCACGCAGATCCTCGATGCGCCTCAGGACCTTCGGCATTCAGGTGGTGCAGCCGGCGGGCGGCATTTCTTGCACGATCCCGACCTATTGCGGCCGCGGCTCCCCCGCCGCGAGCGACGGCCCTGATGGCGCGCCTCGAGGCGCTTGTCAGGACATCCCAGCTCGGCTAAACTTTCACTGCTTTAGAACATGGCACAACGCGGGGCGCGTCTAACCCGGGATCGGGTGGCTTGCCTCAAGACCTTGTTTGCTTGCCTTCCTTCCAGGAGGACGCCCAATGAAGACCTCTGCGAAGACGCCAAGGCTCGCCTTGGCCGTGGCCATAGCTGCGCTCCTCCCCGCCGGCGCACACGCGGTGGACATCGGCACCTTGCACTGCAACGACGTCAACGGAGTTCCGCTCCAGAACAACCAGGTGGTGACGGTCAGAGGAATCACGACCGGGACCTATCCGACCGGGACGGCCACGCGCCTCTTCATTCAGGACGCGACCGGCGGCATCAACATCTTCGGGACGCCCCAGTACTGCGGCGCCATGGGGGAGGAGCTCGAGGTCACGGGGACGGTGATCCACTTCAACGGCCTGGTGGAGCTCAGCTCCACCGCGACGCTGCCGCTCTCGGTGACCCTGCTGTCGTCCGGGAACCCACAACCGGCGCCGGTCGTTCAAACTCCGCTCCAGATGAACAATTCCTATCAAGGCGACAACTGTGAACCCAACGAATCGAGGCTCGTGAGAGTGGGTCCTGTCTACGTGCGGACGGCGACCGGCGGGGTTCCGACGGGCACCTACTCGGCACAAACGAACTACATGCTGATCAGCACCGGACCCGATTCCCTGACGAACAACTGC contains:
- a CDS encoding PorV/PorQ family protein encodes the protein MPRFQKLGLCLQGLQSLRPGRAVLCLLFAATPAAAQELGEQRAATSMLTFLKIGVGARAVAMGEAFTPVADDATTMHWNPAGLALLQDRHVHFSHTEWPADIDYSAVFVTVPVAALGGGLGLQVASLRTTLDYTSEVEPLPHGRTFGYSDLVVSGGYARQLSDRFSFGFNVKYVREDLGSDVGGSTVNSWAVDVGTVFTLPYRNFRMSMAWTNIGPDYQPSGGFISTPPGAAPGEKQYSSFSPPSVFAFGAAVEPLQMGPARLLTTVQFDHPADTRELLKGGAELWLEEIVALRAGWNPRASAMDFSAGFGLRGSLGGSEFRFDYAYTDGQDLGRVDRFSVEVAF